A genomic stretch from Primulina huaijiensis isolate GDHJ02 chromosome 14, ASM1229523v2, whole genome shotgun sequence includes:
- the LOC140956596 gene encoding thioredoxin-like protein CITRX2, chloroplastic has protein sequence MQAAIFSFHTSPPSLPLSFNTRQPKSTLFFHPNVRDRPSSLTFSRRLLCKPPAGKYLSDDYLVKKISAEDLQELVKGERKVPLIIDFYATWCGPCILMAQELEMLAVEYENNALIVKVDTDDEYEFARDMQVRGLPTVYFLSPDPNKDAIRTEGLIPIQMMRDIIDNEL, from the exons ATGCAAGCTGCCATCTTCTCATTCCACACTTCACCTCCATCTCTCCCCCTCTCTTTCAATACTCGTCAACCGAAAAGTACTCTGTTTTTCCATCCCAACGTTAGGGACAGACCCTCTTCTCTAACATTTTCAAGAAGGCTGTTATGTAAACCCCCTGCTGGGAAATATCTCAGTGATGACTATCTTGTG AAAAAGATATCCGCAGAAGATCTCCAAGAGCTGGTGAAGGGGGAGAGAAAAGTACCACTTATCATCGATTTTTATGCCACATGGTGTGGTCCTTGTATTTTGATGGCTCAAGAACTGGAAATG CTTGCAGTTGAATATGAAAACAACGCATTAATCGTAAAGGTCGATACAGACGACGAATATGAATTTGCACGTGACATGCAG GTTCGAGGATTACCGACAGTGTATTTTCTGAGTCCGGATCCAAATAAAGACGCTATTAGAACAGAAGGGCTCATCCCGATACAGATGATGCGTGATATAATCGATAATGAATTGTGA